The Culex quinquefasciatus strain JHB chromosome 2, VPISU_Cqui_1.0_pri_paternal, whole genome shotgun sequence genome contains the following window.
aacattttttttgtggcaTTTATTGTTGTTTAGTAAAGGATCTTAGCGGTTGAAAGTTTTCTTATCAGTAGATGTGACTATTTTGTTGCGAAATCTGGTGATAATTTCACTTGATTGGAATCAGTGAGATTACAAGTGAGGCATAGTCAGCAGTGACTTACACGTAGTGTCACAAATTGGGCTTAGTATTGTTAGTTAGAAAGTGCACAAATAGATTATAAAGTTTTTTATAGCATAACTAAACTACTTTTCCACAAACTACGTAAATAATCGATATAAGAAGTCACTTCAATTCAACTTTCACGCCCTAACACTTGAAAATCGGTACTTTTCCATCAGAGTAGGCCGTCGATATCAGCAAGAAAAATGGTGGACCCTTTTTTGGAGACCATTCCCGGCGATTACATAAGAGAAGCCAGCTTGGATGCAATTTTTGTGCAGCGTGCGAAAGCAAAAAACGCAGGTCAAAGACCGGGACTCGATCTCGCGTTTCCAAATTCTGATAGGATTAACTGTGAGCTCGCTCCAACGTTGACCTCCACCGGTACTGTAGAGGTCGTGTGGTTTTTTTTGTACTCTTTTCCGTTTGGAAGAGGTGTGTGGGGCAATTTATTCATTTAGGAAAAATGTGAGGTGGGATGTGATAATTTTACCATTAGCAAAGATTAAGCTGGAATTCAAGGGGTTGACTTATAGCGAAAGTGAAATTCTCTTATTTTTTGGTCAGAGATTGCTCAAAAGTGATAAACACGATTATTCGTTCACTTGCGAATTTAATTTCGTTACGTCTCAGTCACGcgctttgcaaatattttttgcatgttttgtgaaatgtctCCTTCGTTTCACACTAAACTGTgctaaaaataagtaaaaaaaataaaaccttgacATTGACGGGCGTATCCtccaattttcacttttcttccGATTATCCCCAACATCAAGCATTATGGTTTTGGTAAAACAACGCATATTTTGCTCTTTTCCGAACGAAAATGAAAGTCATGTAACACTTCTCTCCATGGTCTGTTCTGGAGCGATAAAAGAGAgcagagaaagtgaaaaaggaaGTATTATTTAGTGACCTTGGGGAAGTCACTCATGGGGCATGCTGACAGCGCGTGCCCTCGACCTAATATCTGAGCACATTAATAACCTTGATATGGAAACGATTTTAGCGTAGATTAGATTATCATTATCATAATTaactattaaaaataaagaatttacTTAAAATAGCTATGGAAATTCTAGGATTGTTacttattttgaagtatttgataGAAACATTTATTCAATTTGGAGAATTGGGTTCACATTGCTGATTTTATCACAACTCAACAATAAAGATCATTTTTCTGAGCGCTATAACATTTTGTACGACCAAGAAAAGTTACGTCCTTAAAAAAAGAGATTTGTggacttttttttacagaaattaTCATTTGATCAGTATTGGGACTGATTGTTTATttaccaaaatcatttattataTCTTGTTTCATGGGGTCAAAGTTAATTCATCGAACAACAGTTGCTATTGCAGTTGTAAAGTTTAGTATTTATgacattttcgttttttttctgttggtgTCATATTTGCGACGGCCAGATTCTGGTAAAACAttttcatccgattttcaaCCATTCTGAAACACTGTATCGGTCTGTAATGTTTCACAGAGCATAAAATTGCTCCAAAATCTCTTgccaaaactaaaattttaccaGTATCTAAGTCATAAAGGTCATATGTTTCGAAAATTGAACACAAACAGTTTAATTTCATTGCGGTTAGATTTGTTAATAATTCAGTTATTAACAATAAGATTAATTTGAATACCTAACCCcaagaaacattttttgttgcggATCCTTAAATGCAACTATTTCGTAACACCCAAAATGTGCTATCTCAACATAGTTAGAACACTCGTGGTGCCCTAAAAAGCGCACGAAAATTTTGTGTTGGCAACATTTAGCAGCTTGTTCCAACTTTGTTACGACAAAGTTCCAGAAACTATTTGTTTGTCTCAAtatgtcggtaaagtagtttgTTGTGTTGTCATGATGTTGCCATTATGTTGTCTTTAATTTgcgcgaaacaaaaaaaaacttaagtgcCCCTGTCGGGATTCTGGACTGGTACCTGCAGATTTTCTCTCCTTGCTTCTACCACTGAGCTACGGATGAATTGATTTAAGGATAAGTGGTTGGGCTGAACCGtatctaaggatttttgatttcaatattATTCGTAGCACACAAATCGGGCTAAGTCACATGTTGcaacaatagagttatctacgtgcgcatgtattgcgtgtacgtacacgaaaaagattgaggttaaattttgtccgcccagcaaaatcaaatggtgcgctagtgtgtgtacgcgaaacgtcataaagctctattgaatatttttcgattacaaaacaaaatggattgttgcaaagttgttttcaattcgaaaggtttgcaacattgcaacgtattaggttttacgccgactcggtttttaggttagaaatttgacagcttggctgcactgtttacattttttgcccgtgtgtctcagtaaaaatgtgtgtgcgtgtgcgctcgtgacgtcacgctgtaaaacctaattgttgctacacccttaccaaaaatcatgactttttgagttccaaatcccacctttcatacgattttttgagttcaggtactacaaccataaaaatggttatatgggttgaactgaaaaattcgtataaaaagtgggatttggaactcaaagaatcatgatttttggtaagggtgtaaaaTGACAATATTATGTTTctacagcaaaacaaaataaaaactggactTAGTCAAAATGTTGCCAAATGCTACTTGGGAACAGAGTGTTGGAGCTACTTGAAGcggtttatcatttttaaagaaaattgatcatcactttgGAATGCTTtgtatttaattcaatttaatgaaattttgcaccaaaatgaatcttTGCTCTTAATCAAATGcgtctcaaaatttatatatattttttcattcctGTTTGACAATTATTGATTTATGACGATTTTcattactttttaaaatttagaaaaatcatgacaaCGATGGAAGTCGTTAAGGTGACCATGATGAAGAAGTAGTTGATAAAGATTACAGAAATATGGGAAAATAacttttctgtgatttttttttgtgttacaaCTTGAAGATTTacgaaatttgaagttttttccaAGTATTTAAAAGACCCCAACAGGTTAAATTTTGAGGGGATTTAATGATTTTCGCAACTATGGAAAAATTAAacgaaatgttatttttttgaaaacatttttttttttaaatgtttatgctGAAACTCATGTCAATTCTTGGTCATGAATGACCCCCTTTTGGTTAAAGTCACTAATGAAATAAACAACCACAGACAAGTCAACGATCTTCTTTATGaaaaactttacgcagtaggtctGGCCGCTTCAATAAttttgatgtttcaatgcaaatCAAGCCAAACAATGCAAGTGGGCtacaagcagtctatcctgctcatgtTAAATGTATGGGAAAGTGgacaagtgtaacaagctaagaaaatgctcgttataacccattaaaaacgttaaaaaatctgtcggattttttataatcatcttattctaggtcttgactgagacttttatagaacaagtttttaaaaatcttgttttttaatgtaaaaaattgattttaaaatttttgattttccgtacgttctactcaactagtggggcaagacgaacaacccgttggggcaagaggaacaatgcatgaaacaacatgttaatttgttaacaattgaactgttatcacttagatacatcagattagaatgcatttgaaacgtttcttccatttttagattaaaacataatattgtaataaaaaattaatcgtTTCTGCGAAGGAAAATATTACTtaaatgataaatagtaaattttcatgatatcactttattttgcatggaattttttttaaacaaatgtttatcagtttttaggtacttttaagtatttatttcacaataaaatatgttgttgcagcaattcgtttttttttccataccaaaaatccgtatggtacacttgccccacctgaacatgattttttaaaagttctcaacaaaaataaccaaaagttaaatcatactttataattggtgcaagtcattggtagggacactactgatctaggaaaaataccattttgataaaatgagccttaaaacaaacccgaagccttattttgtactttccaaatattataagaaaacgaaggttttgaaaaaaacttcatacaATCTTATGCCCAGTgccgtttacgtcgttttggcggttgtgtggtagtagaatcagctaattgcattgctagcaacaattctaaTACTGGAAATAACCAAAACTGTATAAAATactgccgtacgagcgatttttcctcttgccccatatggtcgtcttgccccaccttcccctaacaATTGACTCACGTGAGCTGGATAGACTTCTTGTCTACAAATCTTCTTTGGCCTATTTAAGTTGTTTTgcttaaatgtcaatatatgacAAGGACAATACTAGGCGTAATATGAGCGAAAACATAATCCAGGATTTTTAATTCCCAAATCTATTCCGCTGTAAATTTTAATATGGTTTTGGTTTAATTTTGACAATAAAGatgtaaaatagaaaaaaaaaaattgaattcaacttattatacaattttttaactttgagctttaaataaaacaaactaaATTTACCTATATGGTTGGTGATAACCAAAAATGGGTCACACATAAGATCAGGACATAATTGACAACAACGTTTGGTCGGACTATtaatccggacattgttttcatacagataagtgagatccggctaagaatatcacttaagtggtcataacatgagacagggttgccaaatcttcaatatttGAGGCTAATTTTTAAGGGTTTTCTATAAATTATTCAACGATAGGTcagatgattgatccggacataatATTCATTGATATAAGTGAGATTCAGCATAAAAAAGTGCTACATTAACATTTAAGTGTTCATAACTTgaaacagagttgccagatcttctaaaTTTTCGACTCGTTTGAAAAGTCTTTTCATTACTTATCAAATGATTTATAACATGATAATGATGTAATCGAATGATTTTAAAGTTTACAGGTCATTCCCCTCTACTATATTTTATAACCAATGAATTGTGAATCGTGACTTTAAATTTAGCTGATGTGTGTTAGATATTCAAAGGATTAGGCAATTGTTTTAGGCTTTGAGACTATTTCTCACCAAGAAACAACGACTTGTTTGTTGAAAGTCATCCCATCAACATTGGGCGTCATCAAATTTCAATCCTGAAGCGTCGATAAGCcagccaataaaaaaataacacaacaaCCCTGAACATCACCGACTTCCGATGATCCGTGGAATTATGTAAGCACCTTTAATCAAACTTTTACTCTTGTGCTTTGACGTAGTTGATAGTCAGACAGGTTCGAAAGCGAAAAACAGCACTGATAAGAAAACGGTTTCCTCGGCGATCACCCCAAAGTCACCCGACGATTAACCCCGGTTTTCCCCCCTTTCCTTTCCTGCAGCTCCAAAATGCCGTTCAAGAGTATTAAGGCCCGCCAGATCTTCGACTCGCGTGGCAACCCCACCGTCGAGGTCGACCTGATCACCGATCTGGGTCTGTTCCGCGCGGCGGTCCCGTCCGGCGCCTCCACCGGTGTCCACGAGGCGCTGGAGCTGCGCGACGAAGTCAAGGCCGACTGGCACGGCAAGGGCGTCCTGAAGGCGGTGGAGAACATCAACAAGTCGATCGCGCCGGCCGTCATGGCGTCCGGACTGTGCGTGACCCAGCAGAAGGAGGTGAGTTGGCGTGATCGGCGCTACTATTTTTACGCGGTTGGCACGGCGTTCGATTTGTGTGCCCAGGAAGAatggttatttttgtaatttgcgcCGTTGGGTAATCGAGTTCGGAAGAAGTCGTTGACCCGCGTGGCGCGCGCTCGCCGCTTGTTTTTATTGGTACATCGGTTAAATAACTTGGATGCTTTTGTTTTTCCCTTTCGACAGATCGATGAGCTGATGCTGAAGTTGGACGGAACCGAGAACAAGTCGAAGCTCGGTGCCAACGCCATCCTGGGAGTCTCGCTGGCCGTGTGCAAGGCTGGTGCCGCCAAGAAGGGCATTCCGCTGTACAAGCACATCGCTGAGCTGTCCGGAAATGGTGACATCATCCTGCCGGTGCCGGCCTTCAACGTGATCAACGGTGGCAGCCACGCTGGTAACAAACTGGCCATGCAGGAGTTCATGATCCTGCCGACCGGTGCGTCGTCCTTCACCGAAGCCATGAAGATCGGCACGGAGGTGTACCACCACCTGAAGAACGTCATCAAGGCCAAGTTCGGTCTGGACGCGACCGCCGTTGGTGATGAGGGTGGCTTTGCGCCCAACATTCTGGAGAACAAGGAAGCGCTGAACCTGATCCAGGATGCCATCGCCAAGGCCGGTTACACCGGAAAGGTCGAGATCGGTATGGACGTCGCTGCGTCCGAGTTCCACAAGGACGGCAAGTACGATCTGGACTTCAAGAACCCCAAGTCGGACAAGAGCGCCTGGCTGTCGCCGGACTCCCTCGAGGAAATGTACCAGGGCTTCATCAAGGACTTCCCGATCGTCAGCATTGAGGATCCCTTCGACCAGGACCACTGGGACGCCTGGGCGAAGATCACCGCCAACACCACGATCCAGATCGTCGGTGACGATTTGACTGTGACCAACCCGAAGCGTATCGCGACTGCCGTCGAGAAGAAGGCCTGCAACTGCCTGCTACTGAAGGTCAACCAGATCGGTTCCGTGACCGAGTCCATCAACGCCCATCTGCTGGCCAAGAAGAACGGCTGGGGAACCATGGTGTCGCATCGCTCCGGTGAAACCGAGGACACCTTCATCGCCGATCTCGTCGTCGGTCTGAGCACTGGCCAGATCAAGACCGGAGCTCCGTGCCGATCGGAGCGTCTGGCCAAGTACAACCAGATTCTGCGCATTGAGGAGGAGCTCGGCAGCGGTGCCAAGTTCGCCGGCAAGAAGTTCCGTCACCCGCAGTAAATCCCAAAGACGGTGGAAGCTAAAGAAACAAAAACTGAGCACATACCACATTTTGAGCGCGCGTAGTTCATAGTCTCGTCACTCTCTGACTCTCATATTACTAATATTACTAAGTAAGGGACAGATATCAATTACATAacctaaaacaaaacaaacccctAAATGTGTGTGTGAATATGCACAGTTCCGCGAGAGCAAAACGAAGCAAAGTCAGGATATTTTGCGTTACAACAAAACCCAACAAACAACCTAAGCGTACCTCCCACTATTTGATATAGGATCGTACAAGCATCGTCGACAGGAGGATTTTcaggcaaaattaaaaaaaaatgattgttactgttaattgaaaataaagaaaaaggaATGATACTGAGTAAATAGTAAGAATGAAATACATGATTATTGGTAAATACACAACAGACATAAAAGATTTGCGTTTATTTtactttcctttttttaaatatcacatAATTTTTTTCGTCAACATTAGTTTATGGAGACGGGTAGTACTTTACTAGTTAAAGATTTATCAataaccatgcgtctcctttgAAATACAATTGAACAATGGACTAAATTATGGGGACGCATGGTATCTTAAAGTTATTCAATAAAGCTGGAGCTGTGGAGTCGGAATCGGCAAATTCTAATAAGCTGGAGTCGAAGTCGCCTAATCTTAGAGCCAGTGCTGGGttagggtttgttcaaatatttcgtTCAGAGATTTTCGGGATTACAGACTTCCTCCTCCTgagctggccgctttaattttgcattgcattttcgggtgttctcggatgtactgcaattattaataatgacaagaaaagtgcttggggcgtaatctaatcacaagactttccagcatgctttcatcggactggctgcgtttgtgttagattagattagattagattagattacagACTTCCTCCCCCTGAATTTTCTTCAAGTAAGTCGAACTTTTCATTTGCCCCATCCCAAAATACTAATCCtaaatccaataaaaaaatggctcacttgatttttggttgaaatttcgtaccaacctggAATAaggtcgtcggaaaatccaccgGTATACGATAAGGTCCATGTTCCGTAAGTCTCCATGTGtgccatcggaaagggcatacaatttcTGAACTTGTTCACCGATGCTCAGTGGATCCTCTCCGAACAAAGGaacgacaaaattaaaaaaaatgatagataTCCTACCAAATATGTCATATTAGggtaattttggcagctgaattcaaaaatatatttattttttcatgaaatgaaaTCTTAGTACATAAGGTTAATtcattaattattatttttaaaatatttttttttaattgctgaaattgtattttttatatcgaTTGTAGCCTGGAATTAGAATTTTTTGAGTGTGTAAATCTTAACATTAATTAATCATTCCGTGCTTGAATTGACTGATTGACGTAGTCAGTTTTACTACgtcgagaaaaataaaaattaatcgctcaacagcattgccttgtcgttctcgattgcgagattcctactcgaaacgtggtgtccgaaggtttgattgtttgCGAGATTCCTCTACTCGAaattaggtgtccgaaggcttgggTGTTGAGGCAAACCCtactttttacacctaagcttccatccaccccgggattcgaactgacgacctttggatagttagtccaactgcctaccagcgactccaccgaggcagaacccagggagacgacaccTACACATGgattgagctatcgacctaaccctcgAGGTTAGACCGGgcccaacatttacttccccgtccgacggaaggcgtggtcagacaaatctcgtctcgaaaaatgccaccgggaccgtctggggtcgaacccaagccgactgggtgaaaggtaaccacgcttacccttacaccacggtcccgatgTAAATATTTAGGTTTCaaatagaatgattttttttttctaccggAAATATAATTAGTTAGGAATGATTGATGGAAGTatattttgtaacatttttggataatttgttttattgggtaattctccgctaaCAGTTACTCACATAGCATGCAGTTGCCCCGGACACTTTCGATCTTGTCTGTCGTGGGCTGccttgaacggccatgatcaacgaggACCACgacgaacaactttttcaaatctttttttcgcTGAATTGCGATATTTTGCGATGACCGTTCTGAGCTATtgcagattcaaaaaaaaaaaatgtcgagtaAAGAAAcatggcaaaatttttcaaactatttttgtattttttgataaaaagacgttttttcgaaattctgaagACGTCATCGatggttttacataaaaattgctTTGACATCAAAATTCCAAACCAtcaacatgtttaaaaatgaatggGGTCGTACCATAGACTAATAAAAGACTACTCAGTGGGCTCTGAACCATGACTCAACCTTTTTATGACCCCTCGACAGGGCCGGTtcactgtcaaaaatgacagaTCGAAATGTCAACAACTGGCAGCTCTGACTTTGACATGACATTTTGCGCAATGTTattgtttgggtttgggtttttgttttgaattaaacGGAACCAGTTTCCGGAAGAGGACGGTGATTAGTAGAGTGAACCATCGTCTGAAGGGGATCCCGAACGAGATCCCGAGGGTGGTCGATTCTAGACAAGAAGCGGCTCTCGATCGAGATCATTGCGGAATGTTGATAATCTTCTTCTCCGAGAACGATCACGTGAGCACCGTCGGGTTTGCCAAGCAAAGCCGGCGCGGGCCGCCTCCGGTTAATACCGGCAGGGCAAAACCGTCCTCCTCCAACCCGGAATTGTCACTCTGAAAGGAATGAATGTCCTTGCAGACGCCATCTTGGCCTCGACGAATTGCACCTACTTCAAAAACCTCAAAACAGCCAAGAT
Protein-coding sequences here:
- the LOC6031938 gene encoding enolase isoform X1, coding for MIRGIISKMPFKSIKARQIFDSRGNPTVEVDLITDLGLFRAAVPSGASTGVHEALELRDEVKADWHGKGVLKAVENINKSIAPAVMASGLCVTQQKEIDELMLKLDGTENKSKLGANAILGVSLAVCKAGAAKKGIPLYKHIAELSGNGDIILPVPAFNVINGGSHAGNKLAMQEFMILPTGASSFTEAMKIGTEVYHHLKNVIKAKFGLDATAVGDEGGFAPNILENKEALNLIQDAIAKAGYTGKVEIGMDVAASEFHKDGKYDLDFKNPKSDKSAWLSPDSLEEMYQGFIKDFPIVSIEDPFDQDHWDAWAKITANTTIQIVGDDLTVTNPKRIATAVEKKACNCLLLKVNQIGSVTESINAHLLAKKNGWGTMVSHRSGETEDTFIADLVVGLSTGQIKTGAPCRSERLAKYNQILRIEEELGSGAKFAGKKFRHPQ
- the LOC6031938 gene encoding enolase isoform X2; protein product: MPFKSIKARQIFDSRGNPTVEVDLITDLGLFRAAVPSGASTGVHEALELRDEVKADWHGKGVLKAVENINKSIAPAVMASGLCVTQQKEIDELMLKLDGTENKSKLGANAILGVSLAVCKAGAAKKGIPLYKHIAELSGNGDIILPVPAFNVINGGSHAGNKLAMQEFMILPTGASSFTEAMKIGTEVYHHLKNVIKAKFGLDATAVGDEGGFAPNILENKEALNLIQDAIAKAGYTGKVEIGMDVAASEFHKDGKYDLDFKNPKSDKSAWLSPDSLEEMYQGFIKDFPIVSIEDPFDQDHWDAWAKITANTTIQIVGDDLTVTNPKRIATAVEKKACNCLLLKVNQIGSVTESINAHLLAKKNGWGTMVSHRSGETEDTFIADLVVGLSTGQIKTGAPCRSERLAKYNQILRIEEELGSGAKFAGKKFRHPQ